The Chryseolinea soli nucleotide sequence TTTTTTTGTTTGTTTTCACTTGATGATGGTGGCCATGGAGAGCAATGCACCCGACACTTTGAATCCGCTTTCTTTGATGACCGGCTCGTTGATCTCGATGACCATCTTGCCATTGACGATCACAAAATTCAACGCCGATCCTTTTTTGGCATAGGATTCCTTGCTGGTCACGAACAGGGTTGGCTTCGCCTTGAACAGGTCCCTCGCTTTTTCAAACGACGTCATGGCGTCATTGCCCAGAAAGAATAAGTCACAGGCCGTAGCATCGACCTTCTGCACATCGAGCTTACTGACGGTTATTTTCTTTCCGTCTTTTTGTTTGCTTTGAACGGCCTGTTCGAGGGCGGCAAATAAATTGTCGTCGCCCGATATGGTCATGACAAAGCGTTCGCTGCTACGGCCGTCGGGCCAGTCAATGTATTTGATGGCATTCAGTAGTATCGCCGCTTGCAAGTCGCTAAGACTTCTTTGTTGTGCCCGCAGATCATTCAACGGGAGGTTGCTCGCAAGTAGGATTAGGATGGAGCATTGGGTGATCTTGAATTTAAAAAGCATGTAGTTCGTCCTCGGTTTGATGGGCGCAAACCTATCGGCACGTACTGCAAATGATTTTCAGTCGTAAGATTTTTGTGATGATTGTTTCTTTTTCAAGTCGTGGCATGATCAGAAGTGTAAAACACGCCGGCTCGTCAAAGTGCTCACGATGCATCATGTAAGGTGCTAAGACAAGACCAGTGAACGTTGAAAATTATCAAGAGCGGAGGGAACGGAGGAAGCCTTTTATCGTCAGGTTTTGCTTTTGTGTTAGCGTATAAAAAAATCAACTCCCGTTGGGAAGCTGACACAGCAGATCAACATGAAAAAAAAACATACTCCGAAGTCGATTGCATGGCCCTCAAAACTAAAGATGCGCGGAATAAGATTTGTTTACGTTTACTGTGCTTAATTTACAGTCATTAAAACGTGGTCCGAAGCCTTCGGATCGATCCTCTTTGTATGCACAAATTCTCAGCCCGCGACATTTTTATAGGGTTACTTTTTTCGATGCTGTGGTCATCGGCTTCGGTAGCCGGGAAATTCGGTTTGCGCGTGGCCGAACCGCTGGTATTGTTCACGGTTCGCTTCCTGCTGGCCGGCGTGCTGCTGCTGGCCTACGTTTATGGTTTCCAGAAAAATCCTCTACCCCGCGCACGCGAATGGAAACAGATCACCATCTTCGGCACATTCAACACAGCCCTCTACCTGGGTCTGTTCATCATCGCCCTGCAGTACATCACCCCGGGTATCACCACGCTGGCCATTGCCCTCAATCCGCTTTTCATCAGCGTTATGACGGCCGTGTGGATGAAGCGCAGGATCCCGGCAAATGAATGGATCAGCATCGGGCTGGGCATTTTGGGTGTTTTTGTGGCGGCCTATCCCCTGCTGCAAACCAGTTACGCTACACCCGGTGGCTTGGCGCTGCTGGCGTTGAGCATGCTCACGTATTCGTTCGGGGCGGTCTATTATGCGGCGGTCCGATGGGAATTGTCGCGCATCACCATCAATGCCTGGCAGGTTTTTATCGGAGGATTGCTTATCCTACCGCTGGCTCTGTTCATGCACAAGGCCGAGAATTCTTTTAATCTCACGTTCTGGCTGTCACTCGCCTGGCTGATCATCCCCGTGTCGGTGGTGGCGGTCAACTTGTGGCTGAGGCTGCTCAAGTCAGATGCCGTGCGAGCCTCCCTGTGGCTGTACCTATGCCCGATCTTTGGCTTTTTATATTCGTCTGTTTTCCTGGGAGAGCCGCTCACGGTCTATACGCTGGGAGGAACCGTGTTAGTGATGACAGCCCTCTATATCGGGCAGCGAAAAGACAAAGTCTAATTCCTCTAT carries:
- a CDS encoding YfiR family protein; this translates as MLFKFKITQCSILILLASNLPLNDLRAQQRSLSDLQAAILLNAIKYIDWPDGRSSERFVMTISGDDNLFAALEQAVQSKQKDGKKITVSKLDVQKVDATACDLFFLGNDAMTSFEKARDLFKAKPTLFVTSKESYAKKGSALNFVIVNGKMVIEINEPVIKESGFKVSGALLSMATIIK
- a CDS encoding DMT family transporter is translated as MHKFSARDIFIGLLFSMLWSSASVAGKFGLRVAEPLVLFTVRFLLAGVLLLAYVYGFQKNPLPRAREWKQITIFGTFNTALYLGLFIIALQYITPGITTLAIALNPLFISVMTAVWMKRRIPANEWISIGLGILGVFVAAYPLLQTSYATPGGLALLALSMLTYSFGAVYYAAVRWELSRITINAWQVFIGGLLILPLALFMHKAENSFNLTFWLSLAWLIIPVSVVAVNLWLRLLKSDAVRASLWLYLCPIFGFLYSSVFLGEPLTVYTLGGTVLVMTALYIGQRKDKV